In one window of Nocardioides panacisoli DNA:
- the rpmD gene encoding 50S ribosomal protein L30 has product MAQLKVQQKKSTIGCKPNQRETVRALGLRRIGDTVIKEDRPEIRGMVRTVSHLVTVEEVE; this is encoded by the coding sequence ATGGCACAGCTGAAGGTCCAGCAGAAGAAGTCGACGATCGGCTGCAAGCCCAACCAGCGCGAGACCGTGCGTGCGCTCGGGCTGCGTCGGATCGGCGACACCGTGATCAAGGAGGACCGCCCGGAGATCCGGGGCATGGTCCGGACCGTCAGCCACCTGGTGACGGTCGAGGAGGTCGAGTGA
- the rplO gene encoding 50S ribosomal protein L15, giving the protein MTLKLHHLRPAPGAKTAKNRVGRGEASKGKTAGRGTKGTKARGQVPAAFEGGQMPLHMRLPKLKGFKNPFKVTYQVVNLDRINELFPEGGDVTPAELVERGAVRKGEPVKVLGQGDLTVKVAVSAQAFSASAKEKIEGAGGSVTVL; this is encoded by the coding sequence ATGACGCTGAAGCTGCACCACCTGCGGCCGGCGCCGGGCGCGAAGACCGCCAAGAACCGCGTGGGTCGCGGTGAGGCGTCCAAGGGCAAGACGGCCGGTCGCGGTACCAAGGGCACCAAGGCCCGCGGGCAGGTTCCGGCCGCCTTCGAGGGTGGCCAGATGCCGCTGCACATGCGGCTGCCGAAGCTCAAGGGCTTCAAGAACCCGTTCAAGGTCACCTACCAGGTCGTCAACCTGGACCGCATCAACGAGCTCTTCCCCGAGGGCGGTGACGTCACGCCGGCCGAGCTGGTCGAGCGCGGCGCGGTCCGCAAGGGCGAGCCGGTGAAGGTGCTGGGCCAGGGTGACCTCACGGTGAAGGTCGCGGTGAGCGCCCAGGCGTTCTCCGCGTCGGCCAAGGAGAAGATCGAGGGCGCTGGCGGCAGCGTCACGGTCCTCTGA
- the secY gene encoding preprotein translocase subunit SecY, whose product MLSAFVNAFRTPDLRRKLLFVLMIVVIFRLGSQIPAPGVNVSNVQACLSDAQNQEGVYTLINLFSGGALLQLTIFALGIMPYITASIILQLLVVVIPRLEALKKEGQSGQAKITQYTRYLTLGLAVLQATGIVALARTGNLLQNCNTDEFPLLHDNSMSTFLVMVVTMTAGTAVIMWLGELITERGVGNGMSILIFCQVVATFPSALWQVAKTRGWWTFAVVMAIGLVIVAAVTFIEQSQRRIPVQYARRMVGRKMFGGSSTYIPLKVNQAGIIPVIFASSLLYLPAMATQFNQNADSAWVRFLGDYFVSGDHPVYMATYFGLIVFFTYFYVSITFNPEEVADNMKKYGGFIPGIRAGKPTQDYLSYVLSRITFPGSMYLGLVALAPLIALVLIDANQNFPFGGTSILIMVGVALDTVKQIESQLQQRNYEGFLR is encoded by the coding sequence GTGCTCAGTGCGTTCGTGAACGCATTCCGAACTCCGGACCTGCGGCGCAAGCTGCTGTTCGTCCTGATGATCGTGGTGATCTTCCGGCTCGGGTCGCAGATCCCGGCCCCGGGCGTGAACGTCTCCAACGTCCAGGCCTGCCTCAGCGACGCCCAGAACCAGGAGGGCGTCTACACGCTGATCAACCTGTTCTCCGGTGGCGCGCTGCTCCAGCTGACGATCTTCGCGCTGGGGATCATGCCCTACATCACCGCGAGCATCATCCTGCAGCTGCTGGTCGTGGTGATCCCACGTCTGGAGGCCCTCAAGAAGGAGGGCCAGAGCGGCCAGGCCAAGATCACGCAGTACACGCGCTACCTCACCCTGGGGCTCGCGGTCCTGCAGGCGACCGGCATCGTGGCGCTCGCGCGCACCGGCAACCTGCTGCAGAACTGCAACACCGACGAGTTCCCCCTGCTGCACGACAACAGCATGTCGACCTTCCTCGTCATGGTCGTCACGATGACCGCGGGCACGGCCGTCATCATGTGGCTCGGCGAGCTCATCACCGAGCGCGGCGTCGGCAACGGCATGTCGATCCTCATCTTCTGCCAGGTCGTCGCGACCTTCCCCTCCGCCCTGTGGCAGGTCGCCAAGACTCGCGGCTGGTGGACCTTCGCGGTGGTGATGGCCATCGGACTGGTCATCGTCGCCGCCGTGACCTTCATCGAGCAGTCCCAGCGCCGCATCCCGGTGCAGTACGCGCGCCGGATGGTCGGTCGCAAGATGTTCGGCGGCTCCTCGACCTACATCCCGTTGAAGGTCAACCAGGCCGGCATCATCCCGGTGATCTTCGCCTCGTCGTTGCTCTACCTGCCCGCGATGGCGACGCAGTTCAACCAGAACGCCGACTCGGCCTGGGTGCGCTTCCTCGGTGACTACTTCGTCTCCGGTGACCACCCGGTCTACATGGCGACCTACTTCGGTCTCATCGTCTTCTTCACCTACTTCTACGTGTCGATCACCTTCAACCCAGAAGAGGTGGCCGACAACATGAAGAAGTACGGCGGCTTCATCCCCGGTATCCGCGCGGGGAAGCCCACCCAGGACTACCTGTCCTACGTCCTCTCCCGGATCACCTTCCCGGGTTCCATGTACTTGGGGCTGGTCGCTCTCGCCCCGCTGATCGCCCTGGTCCTGATCGACGCCAACCAGAACTTCCCGTTCGGTGGCACCTCGATCCTGATCATGGTCGGTGTCGCGCTCGACACCGTGAAGCAGATCGAGAGCCAGCTCCAGCAGCGCAACTACGAAGGATTCCTGAGGTAG
- a CDS encoding adenylate kinase, whose product MRLIIMGPPGAGKGTQAAFIGEKFEIPAISTGDIFRANVADGTPLGVEAKRYMDAGEYVPDEVTNSMVRNRIAEPDAEPGFLLDGYPRTVAQVEELDQMVQDSGHRIDAVVVLTCDEEELIARLLQRAETDGRADDTEDVIRRRQEVYTEQTAPLIDVYRSRGVLQEVDGMGEVDEVTQRIFAALDSVSES is encoded by the coding sequence ATGCGACTGATCATCATGGGTCCCCCGGGTGCCGGCAAGGGCACGCAGGCGGCGTTCATCGGCGAGAAGTTCGAGATCCCCGCCATCTCCACCGGTGACATCTTCCGTGCCAACGTCGCCGACGGCACGCCGCTCGGCGTGGAGGCGAAGCGGTACATGGACGCGGGGGAGTACGTCCCCGACGAGGTCACCAACTCCATGGTCCGCAACCGGATCGCCGAGCCCGACGCGGAGCCGGGCTTCCTGCTCGACGGCTACCCCCGCACGGTCGCCCAGGTCGAGGAGCTGGACCAGATGGTCCAGGACTCCGGCCACCGCATCGACGCGGTCGTGGTGCTGACCTGTGACGAGGAGGAGCTCATCGCCCGGCTGCTCCAGCGCGCCGAGACCGACGGCCGCGCCGACGACACCGAGGACGTGATCCGTCGGCGCCAGGAGGTCTACACCGAGCAGACCGCCCCGCTGATCGACGTCTACCGCAGCCGTGGCGTGCTGCAGGAGGTCGACGGCATGGGTGAGGTCGACGAGGTCACCCAGCGCATCTTCGCGGCGCTGGACAGCGTCTCCGAGTCCTGA
- the map gene encoding type I methionyl aminopeptidase: MFGANRLQLKSPDELEVMRRAGLVVARTLAAVEDAVRPGITTGELNDLAEDAILSSGAIPSFLGYSEPPYPASICTSVNDEVVHGIPGDRVLAEGDIVSVDCGAIVDGWHGDAAVTIAVGETSPEASELMRVTREALWAGLAAVRFGGRVGDIGAAVEAHVRSQGAYGVVEDYTGHGIGTEMHMPPEVPNLGGTRGPRMRHGTTLAVEPMVTTGDQATTVRPDEWTVATRDGGWAAHHEHTFALTERGVWVLTALDGGAAELERLGVPYGGPD, encoded by the coding sequence ATGTTCGGTGCCAACCGGCTCCAGCTGAAGTCCCCGGACGAGCTGGAGGTGATGCGGCGCGCCGGCCTGGTGGTCGCGCGCACCCTCGCCGCGGTCGAGGACGCCGTACGGCCGGGCATCACGACCGGTGAGCTGAACGACCTCGCGGAGGACGCGATCCTGTCCTCGGGTGCGATCCCGTCGTTCCTGGGCTACAGCGAGCCGCCGTACCCGGCCAGCATCTGCACCTCGGTCAACGACGAGGTGGTGCACGGGATCCCCGGTGACCGGGTGCTCGCCGAGGGCGACATCGTCTCGGTCGACTGTGGCGCGATCGTGGACGGCTGGCACGGCGACGCGGCCGTCACGATCGCGGTGGGTGAGACCAGTCCCGAGGCGAGCGAGCTGATGCGCGTCACCCGCGAAGCGCTGTGGGCCGGACTGGCCGCGGTGCGGTTCGGCGGTCGCGTCGGCGACATCGGCGCGGCCGTGGAGGCCCACGTGCGGTCGCAAGGGGCCTACGGCGTGGTCGAGGACTACACCGGCCACGGGATCGGCACCGAGATGCACATGCCACCCGAGGTGCCCAACCTCGGCGGCACCCGCGGACCCCGGATGCGTCACGGCACGACGCTGGCCGTCGAGCCGATGGTGACGACGGGGGACCAGGCCACCACGGTGCGGCCCGACGAGTGGACCGTCGCGACGCGCGACGGCGGCTGGGCAGCCCACCACGAGCACACCTTCGCCCTGACCGAGCGCGGCGTCTGGGTCCTCACCGCGCTCGACGGCGGGGCCGCGGAGCTGGAGCGACTCGGCGTCCCGTACGGCGGTCCCGACTAG
- a CDS encoding TerC family protein — protein sequence MDVSTLEWTITLTVTVAVLLFDVVMIARDPHEPSMKECVIAFAVYVGAAVAFGIWTMVFHGHSYGVDFFTGFVIEKSLSVDNLFVFLILMSALNVPRKYQQEALMVGIILALVFRGIFIAVGYQLVNNLSWIFYVFGAFLIYTAYSLVKSYTTHHEEHPEDNVIVRFAQRRLNVGTEFHGLKPWYHSAGVRVVSPMVIVIIALGVTDIMFAVDSIPAIFGITQEPYLVFTANVFALMGLRQLYFLLGGLLERLVYLSLGLAFILAFIGVKLVLHALHENELPFINGGEHVGVPEVSSLMSLAVIAVTLVVTAVASLWSSRNEPATEPAGADTDAPSGDQR from the coding sequence GTGGACGTCTCGACCCTGGAATGGACCATCACGCTCACCGTGACGGTCGCCGTACTGCTCTTCGACGTGGTGATGATCGCCCGCGATCCGCACGAGCCGTCGATGAAGGAGTGCGTGATCGCCTTCGCCGTCTACGTCGGCGCGGCCGTCGCCTTCGGCATCTGGACGATGGTCTTCCACGGCCACTCCTACGGCGTGGACTTCTTCACCGGCTTCGTGATCGAGAAGAGCCTCTCGGTCGACAACCTCTTCGTCTTCCTGATCCTGATGTCGGCGCTGAACGTGCCGCGCAAGTACCAGCAGGAGGCGCTGATGGTCGGCATCATCCTCGCGCTGGTCTTCCGGGGCATCTTCATCGCCGTCGGCTACCAGCTGGTCAACAACCTCAGCTGGATCTTCTACGTCTTCGGCGCCTTCCTCATCTACACCGCCTACAGCCTGGTGAAGTCCTACACGACCCACCACGAGGAACACCCCGAGGACAACGTGATCGTGCGGTTCGCGCAGCGGCGCCTCAACGTCGGCACGGAGTTCCACGGCCTCAAGCCCTGGTACCACTCCGCGGGCGTCCGCGTGGTCTCGCCGATGGTGATCGTCATCATCGCGCTCGGTGTCACCGACATCATGTTCGCCGTCGACTCGATCCCCGCGATCTTCGGCATCACCCAGGAGCCCTACCTGGTCTTCACCGCGAACGTGTTCGCGCTGATGGGCCTGCGCCAGCTGTACTTCCTGCTCGGCGGGCTGCTGGAGCGCCTGGTCTACCTCTCGCTCGGCCTGGCCTTCATCCTCGCCTTCATCGGCGTGAAGCTGGTGCTGCACGCCCTGCACGAGAACGAGCTGCCCTTCATCAACGGGGGCGAGCACGTCGGCGTGCCGGAGGTGAGCTCGCTGATGAGCCTCGCGGTGATCGCGGTGACCCTGGTGGTCACGGCAGTCGCGAGCCTGTGGTCCTCGCGCAACGAGCCGGCCACGGAGCCGGCCGGTGCGGACACCGACGCCCCGTCGGGCGACCAGCGCTGA